A single region of the Solwaraspora sp. WMMD406 genome encodes:
- a CDS encoding family 43 glycosylhydrolase: MRRPRSTASWLAAATTILLTATTTAVIAAPAALAAVPPTAQFTNPIAEQRADPHVHRHTDGYYYFVATVPEYDRIVMRRATTLQGLASASERVIWRKHATGEMGAHIWAPELHFIDGKWYIHFAAGRADDIWAIRPYVLESSAANPLDGPWIERGQIQPPRNSFSLDATTFVHNGVRYLAWAEYAGNNSNIYLARMVNPWTYTGTPVMISTPTYAWETRGYRVNEGAAVIIRNGRVFMTYSASATDANYAVGLLTAPAGSNLLNASSWTKSPNPVLASNSRTGQWGPGHNSFTVAEDGSDVIVYHSRNYERYLGNGYDPLNDPNRRTRVQKIYWNADGTPNFGVPVPDGRTPIRLAAHDQPDRYLRHWEYRVRLEANVANLADSQFRVVPGLANSAGISLESTNFPGYYLRHRNHQIWVEANDGSNLFRQDATFMARSGLADAGKLSLESVNFPGQYVRHRDGLLYLEAVPDTAGRASATFAVS, translated from the coding sequence ATGAGACGACCGCGATCCACGGCCAGCTGGCTGGCGGCGGCAACCACCATCCTGCTGACCGCCACGACCACCGCTGTCATCGCCGCCCCGGCCGCACTCGCGGCGGTCCCACCCACCGCCCAGTTCACCAACCCGATCGCCGAGCAGCGCGCCGACCCGCACGTCCACCGGCACACCGACGGCTACTACTACTTCGTCGCCACCGTCCCCGAGTACGACCGGATCGTCATGCGCCGAGCCACCACCTTGCAGGGCCTGGCCAGCGCCAGTGAACGAGTCATCTGGCGCAAGCACGCCACCGGCGAGATGGGCGCGCACATCTGGGCACCTGAGCTGCACTTCATCGACGGCAAGTGGTACATCCACTTCGCCGCCGGCCGGGCCGACGACATCTGGGCCATCCGCCCGTACGTGCTGGAATCCTCCGCCGCCAACCCGCTCGACGGACCATGGATCGAACGCGGCCAGATCCAGCCGCCCCGCAACAGCTTCTCGCTGGACGCCACCACCTTCGTCCACAACGGAGTGCGCTACCTGGCCTGGGCCGAGTACGCCGGCAACAACTCCAACATCTACCTGGCCCGGATGGTCAACCCGTGGACCTACACCGGTACCCCGGTCATGATCAGCACCCCGACGTACGCCTGGGAGACCCGCGGCTACCGGGTCAACGAAGGCGCGGCGGTGATCATCCGCAATGGGCGGGTCTTCATGACCTACTCGGCCAGCGCCACCGACGCCAACTACGCCGTCGGGCTGCTCACCGCCCCGGCCGGCAGCAACCTGCTGAACGCGTCGTCGTGGACCAAGAGCCCCAACCCGGTGCTGGCCAGCAACAGCCGTACGGGCCAGTGGGGGCCGGGGCACAACTCGTTCACCGTCGCCGAGGACGGCAGCGACGTGATCGTCTACCACTCCCGCAACTACGAACGCTACCTCGGCAACGGCTACGACCCGCTCAACGACCCGAATCGGCGTACCCGGGTGCAGAAGATCTACTGGAACGCCGACGGCACACCGAACTTCGGCGTACCGGTGCCGGACGGCCGCACCCCGATCCGGCTCGCCGCCCACGACCAGCCCGACCGCTACCTGCGGCACTGGGAGTACCGGGTCCGGCTGGAAGCGAACGTTGCTAATTTGGCCGACTCGCAGTTCCGGGTCGTGCCCGGGCTGGCCAACTCGGCCGGCATCTCGCTGGAGTCGACCAACTTCCCCGGCTACTACCTGCGGCACCGCAACCACCAGATCTGGGTGGAGGCCAACGACGGGTCCAACCTGTTCCGGCAGGACGCCACGTTCATGGCCCGCTCCGGGCTGGCCGACGCCGGCAAACTGTCGCTGGAGTCGGTCAACTTCCCCGGCCAGTACGTCCGCCACCGCGACGGCCTGCTCTACCTGGAAGCCGTACCGGATACCGCCGGCCGCGCCTCGGCCACCTTCGCCGTCAGCTGA
- a CDS encoding transposase family protein, translated as MYHTTGFTTDQIRDLCVLVRAECQDLDVEPWPPVLGLYRAVVVALTYMRRNRVQAEIAEAHGVSQPTISRAVTGITPVLDRVLTEFVPTADDLSPTDQYIVDGTLLPCWSWRTHRCLYSGKHKTTGMSVQVACTLDGALAWISDPVTGNHHDSYAINDTGVLVTLNPGDWIGDKGYVGNGMITPYKKPKGGELAEWQKEYNRQVNKIRWVVEQVVANLKTWRILHTDYRRPLATFTETISCVIGLHFYRMACE; from the coding sequence ATGTATCATACCACTGGCTTCACCACGGACCAGATCCGCGACCTCTGCGTGCTGGTCCGAGCGGAATGCCAGGATCTGGATGTGGAGCCGTGGCCCCCGGTCCTTGGTCTCTACCGCGCTGTCGTCGTCGCGTTGACCTACATGCGTCGCAACCGCGTCCAAGCGGAGATCGCCGAAGCACACGGCGTCTCCCAGCCGACGATCTCGCGAGCGGTCACCGGCATCACCCCGGTCCTCGATCGCGTGCTGACGGAGTTCGTACCGACAGCCGACGACCTCAGCCCGACCGACCAGTACATCGTCGACGGCACCCTGCTTCCCTGCTGGTCATGGCGCACGCACCGCTGTCTGTACTCCGGCAAGCACAAGACCACGGGCATGAGCGTCCAGGTCGCCTGCACCCTCGACGGCGCGCTCGCCTGGATCTCCGATCCCGTCACCGGCAACCACCACGACTCGTACGCGATCAACGACACCGGGGTCCTCGTCACCCTGAATCCCGGAGACTGGATCGGTGACAAGGGCTACGTCGGCAACGGCATGATCACCCCGTACAAGAAGCCCAAAGGTGGCGAGCTCGCGGAATGGCAGAAGGAATACAACAGGCAGGTCAACAAGATCCGCTGGGTTGTGGAACAGGTCGTCGCGAACCTGAAGACATGGCGGATCCTGCACACCGACTACCGCAGACCGCTCGCGACCTTCACAGAAACGATCTCCTGTGTTATCGGGTTGCACTTCTACAGGATGGCCTGTGAATAG
- a CDS encoding type II toxin-antitoxin system VapC family toxin — MIALDTNVVSELMRAEPTPSVLRWLRRNPAGGLYTTTVTVAEIRYGIARLPEGRRRESLQQAANEIFAAFPRQVLPFDLAAANAYADIVSGREGLGNPIDGFDAQIAAICRSRGATLATRNAKDFLDTGITVVDPWQETAS, encoded by the coding sequence ATGATCGCCCTCGACACCAACGTCGTCTCCGAGCTCATGCGCGCCGAGCCGACGCCCTCCGTTCTTCGGTGGCTACGGCGAAACCCGGCCGGCGGCCTATACACCACGACCGTCACCGTTGCCGAGATCCGTTACGGCATCGCTCGGCTGCCGGAGGGCCGCCGCCGCGAGTCGCTACAGCAGGCCGCCAACGAGATCTTCGCGGCGTTCCCCCGCCAGGTCCTCCCTTTCGACCTGGCCGCCGCCAACGCGTACGCCGACATCGTCTCCGGCCGGGAAGGGCTCGGTAACCCGATCGACGGCTTCGACGCCCAGATCGCCGCCATCTGCCGATCCCGGGGAGCGACCCTCGCCACCCGCAACGCCAAAGACTTCCTCGACACCGGCATCACAGTCGTCGATCCGTGGCAGGAAACTGCAAGCTGA
- a CDS encoding XRE family transcriptional regulator, protein MSIGERVAAARAAAGQTQEDLATQVGIQRSALAKIETGDRRVSALELVAIARTLGRSVEWFVEPGPPALVSYRQSRSGLATQPIDDELDRIARDVEFVISESPGLADGQPEPFPTPATMSAADSLAAEARRLLWLDPQEPARDLSRLVTKIGLLPFSVRLGEGADAATVLLGAGGVSVINGDQKVGRRRLALAHELGHYLVADQYTLDWRVAATEADEIEARLDRFARALLLPEADLRERWSGWSAIPDEVMRDTAVRAGSHYQVDMATLARRLTELGLVDQAEADRIRTVRTTKADIEEKNLLPSQDLAPVSLPRSYTRAVLRLYRREVVTLDRALGLLLGTFGPDDLPELPPANEAEIWAFTS, encoded by the coding sequence GTGAGCATCGGCGAGCGGGTGGCGGCGGCCCGGGCTGCGGCTGGGCAGACCCAGGAGGACCTGGCCACCCAGGTCGGCATCCAACGCAGCGCTCTAGCCAAGATCGAAACGGGCGATCGACGGGTGTCGGCGCTTGAACTGGTGGCGATCGCTCGGACGTTGGGACGCAGCGTCGAGTGGTTCGTCGAGCCAGGGCCGCCAGCCCTCGTCTCCTACCGCCAGTCTCGGTCCGGGCTCGCGACGCAGCCCATCGACGACGAGTTGGACCGCATCGCCCGCGACGTCGAGTTCGTCATCAGCGAAAGTCCCGGCCTCGCCGACGGGCAGCCCGAGCCCTTTCCCACGCCGGCAACCATGTCGGCGGCGGACAGCCTCGCTGCCGAGGCACGCCGCCTCCTGTGGCTCGATCCCCAGGAACCCGCGCGGGATCTGTCCCGCCTGGTGACCAAAATCGGGCTACTACCCTTCTCCGTACGGTTGGGCGAAGGCGCTGACGCAGCGACCGTACTGCTGGGTGCAGGTGGGGTCAGCGTCATCAACGGCGATCAGAAGGTGGGTCGTCGCCGGCTGGCACTCGCACACGAGCTAGGGCATTACCTGGTCGCCGATCAGTACACCCTGGACTGGCGAGTGGCCGCCACCGAGGCTGATGAGATCGAGGCACGCCTGGACCGGTTCGCGCGCGCCCTGCTGCTGCCCGAGGCCGACCTACGGGAACGGTGGTCCGGGTGGTCGGCGATCCCCGATGAGGTCATGCGAGACACGGCAGTACGGGCCGGCAGCCACTATCAGGTCGACATGGCCACTCTGGCCCGCCGGTTGACCGAGCTAGGCCTTGTCGACCAAGCGGAGGCCGACAGGATTCGTACGGTCCGCACCACCAAGGCGGACATCGAGGAGAAGAACCTGCTGCCCAGCCAGGACCTGGCACCGGTGTCGTTGCCACGCAGCTACACCCGTGCGGTCCTGCGGCTCTACCGGCGCGAGGTCGTCACCCTCGACCGGGCGCTTGGTCTGCTGCTCGGCACGTTCGGCCCGGACGACCTACCCGAGCTGCCCCCGGCGAACGAGGCCGAGATCTGGGCCTTCACCTCGTGA
- a CDS encoding DUF397 domain-containing protein — protein sequence MELTGTPRFRKSTRSNGAGGACVEVADNLPGTVLVRDSKDQTGPVLTFAPAAWSTFVTHLPTHP from the coding sequence ATGGAGCTGACCGGCACCCCTCGTTTCCGCAAGTCGACCCGGTCCAACGGTGCCGGTGGCGCGTGTGTCGAGGTCGCCGACAACCTGCCCGGCACGGTGCTGGTACGCGACAGCAAGGACCAGACCGGCCCGGTGCTGACCTTCGCCCCCGCCGCCTGGTCCACTTTCGTCACCCACCTCCCCACCCACCCCTGA
- a CDS encoding nucleotide-binding protein produces the protein MNPDRQTYVLDTGPLSHFARSQWLGVLKAVLANVTVVIPDVVEAELRDGTARHSYLQMVLDADWVGVVRLDQSAQITAFTYYKQRLVGSDGRNVGECGVLALAEATPRAVAIVDDRVARNAAKSRKVEVRGTLGLLCDAIRQELLTVPLVSALADDLLQNSYRLPFGPGDFAKWASDEGLL, from the coding sequence GTGAATCCCGACCGACAGACGTACGTCCTCGACACCGGTCCGCTGAGCCATTTCGCTCGCAGCCAGTGGCTCGGCGTGTTGAAGGCGGTCCTCGCAAACGTCACCGTGGTGATACCTGACGTCGTCGAGGCCGAGCTACGCGACGGGACAGCCCGGCATAGCTACCTGCAGATGGTGCTCGACGCCGACTGGGTCGGCGTGGTCCGACTCGATCAATCAGCCCAGATCACCGCCTTCACCTACTACAAGCAGCGGCTCGTCGGATCGGACGGCAGGAACGTCGGTGAGTGCGGAGTTCTTGCCCTGGCCGAAGCCACACCCCGAGCGGTCGCCATTGTTGACGACCGAGTTGCGAGGAACGCGGCGAAGTCACGCAAGGTCGAGGTCCGCGGGACTCTGGGACTGTTGTGTGACGCGATCCGACAGGAGTTGCTCACCGTTCCGTTGGTCTCCGCGCTCGCCGATGATCTCCTGCAGAACTCGTACCGGCTGCCCTTCGGCCCAGGGGATTTCGCGAAGTGGGCCAGCGACGAAGGGCTTCTCTGA
- a CDS encoding HIT domain-containing protein: MTDDFYCEQALSGNTPVQVVAETAHVLAFHHTRPFWPVHIVVIPKRHIPSLVDLGDADISEVHQVLAVVRDIAAQVSAEHGAARVLTNLGAYQDSKHLHFHVNSGEPLRHD; the protein is encoded by the coding sequence ATGACCGATGACTTCTACTGCGAACAGGCGCTCAGCGGCAACACCCCGGTCCAGGTCGTGGCCGAAACGGCCCACGTGCTCGCCTTCCACCACACCCGGCCTTTCTGGCCCGTCCATATCGTCGTCATCCCGAAACGCCATATCCCGTCGCTGGTGGACCTGGGTGACGCCGACATCTCCGAGGTTCATCAAGTCCTGGCCGTCGTCCGCGATATCGCGGCACAGGTCAGCGCCGAACACGGCGCGGCTCGCGTCCTGACCAACCTCGGCGCATACCAGGACTCCAAACACCTGCACTTCCACGTCAACAGCGGCGAGCCGTTGCGTCACGACTGA
- a CDS encoding exonuclease produces MAQAEIYVSTDVEADGPIPGPHSMLSFASAAYTAGKELVGTFSANLVTLPDATGAPQTMAWWETQPEAWAACRADQQEPAAAMARYSEWLAQLPGRPVFIGYPAAYDFMFVYWYLIRFTGSSPFSHSALDIKTYAMALLGTGYRTTSKRTMPREWFGDHPHEHVALDDAIEQGALFCAMLAANPATH; encoded by the coding sequence GTGGCACAAGCGGAGATCTACGTCAGCACGGACGTCGAGGCGGACGGACCCATTCCCGGCCCGCACTCGATGTTGAGCTTCGCCTCGGCGGCGTACACGGCGGGCAAGGAATTGGTCGGCACGTTCAGCGCCAACCTGGTCACCCTGCCCGATGCGACCGGAGCCCCGCAGACCATGGCGTGGTGGGAGACGCAGCCGGAGGCGTGGGCGGCGTGCCGGGCCGACCAGCAGGAACCGGCGGCGGCGATGGCCCGCTACAGCGAGTGGCTGGCCCAGCTGCCGGGGCGGCCGGTGTTCATCGGCTACCCGGCGGCGTACGACTTCATGTTCGTCTACTGGTACCTGATCCGCTTCACCGGATCGAGTCCGTTCTCCCACTCGGCGCTGGACATCAAGACGTACGCCATGGCGCTGCTGGGCACCGGCTACCGGACGACGTCGAAGCGGACCATGCCCCGCGAGTGGTTCGGCGACCACCCGCACGAGCATGTCGCCCTGGACGACGCGATCGAGCAGGGTGCCCTGTTCTGCGCGATGCTCGCCGCCAACCCCGCGACTCACTGA
- a CDS encoding sporulation protein — MVFKRMLRAFGVGGPSVDTILSNPSTRPGLNLVGQVDITGGDHEVEIDQITVALVTRVEMETDDEEYDGTVEFHRVPVCGEFRLAAGQHLSLPFEIDVPWETPVTDVYGQRLPGMTMGLRTKIWVRGAIDPGDLDDVHVYPLPVQERILEAFAALGLPFTGADLEHGQLAGAPQTMPFYQEIEYGSSPRYPGVSQIELTFVADPHGVTVVLEFDKKSGLFTPGHDSYGHYRIAHADAESIDWISLVDSWLRQSLEQRHALLGGYGGHHDGHHGEHEDRGSGMGGVVAGAVGGAALGFGAGMLAEQAFDAFGDDDQGGEPEEEEPEEGPEEEGPEEEEPEE, encoded by the coding sequence GTGGTCTTCAAACGGATGCTCCGCGCCTTCGGAGTCGGCGGGCCGAGTGTCGACACCATCTTGTCCAACCCCAGCACCCGGCCCGGTCTGAACCTGGTCGGCCAGGTCGACATCACCGGCGGCGACCATGAGGTGGAGATCGACCAGATCACCGTCGCACTGGTCACCCGGGTCGAGATGGAGACCGACGACGAAGAATACGACGGTACGGTCGAGTTCCACCGGGTGCCGGTCTGCGGCGAGTTTCGGCTGGCCGCCGGCCAGCACCTGTCGCTGCCGTTCGAGATCGACGTGCCCTGGGAAACCCCGGTCACCGATGTGTACGGTCAGCGGCTGCCCGGCATGACGATGGGCCTACGTACCAAGATCTGGGTACGCGGTGCCATCGATCCCGGCGACCTCGATGACGTGCACGTCTACCCCCTGCCGGTGCAGGAACGGATCCTGGAGGCGTTCGCCGCGCTCGGCCTACCGTTCACCGGGGCCGACCTGGAGCACGGCCAGTTGGCCGGTGCGCCCCAGACGATGCCGTTCTATCAGGAGATCGAGTACGGGTCGTCGCCACGGTATCCGGGGGTCAGTCAGATCGAACTGACGTTCGTCGCCGACCCGCACGGGGTGACCGTGGTCCTGGAGTTCGACAAGAAGTCCGGACTGTTCACCCCCGGCCACGACTCGTACGGCCACTATCGGATCGCGCACGCGGACGCGGAGAGCATCGACTGGATCAGCCTGGTGGACTCGTGGCTGCGGCAGTCGCTGGAACAGCGGCACGCACTGCTCGGCGGGTACGGCGGACACCACGATGGCCACCACGGTGAGCACGAGGACCGTGGCTCCGGAATGGGTGGTGTGGTCGCCGGTGCCGTCGGTGGTGCCGCGCTCGGGTTCGGTGCCGGGATGCTCGCCGAGCAGGCGTTCGATGCGTTCGGCGACGACGACCAGGGCGGCGAGCCGGAGGAAGAAGAGCCGGAGGAAGGGCCGGAGGAAGAAGGGCCGGAGGAAGAAGAGCCGGAAGAGTGA
- a CDS encoding hemolysin family protein — protein sequence MEWILLGVAVLLIAANALFVAAEFAFVTVDRATVERQAAAGDRRSASLLRGLRTLSTQLSGAQLGITVTSLVVGFLAEPSLATLLRGPLGLTGLPDGATTAISLTLALILATGFQMIFGELVPKNWAIAEPLRVGRVVAGAQRGFTTAAGPLIRFLNGTANRILRALGIEPTEELASARTPQELASLVSRSGEEGTLDAETAELVSRSIDFGERTAADVMTPRPRVRFVAADAPIAEVLRLAAATGHARFPVTGDGVDEVLGAVHFKHALAVPAERRDSRPVRSVMVELPEVPETAELDPLLATLRGQGLQMAVVVDEYGGTAGIVTLEDLVEEIVGEIADEQDRPTGRHQQVADGSWQLSGLLRPDEAARLTGLDLPEGRISDTLGGVIIEELGRLPRVGDTVTVTADDREHPDSDGLPMPVPVELTVTRVDGRRVDRLLLRRTNATAGAGAGTGHTRRESNGTGS from the coding sequence ATGGAATGGATACTGCTGGGCGTCGCGGTGCTGCTGATCGCCGCCAACGCGCTCTTCGTAGCCGCCGAGTTCGCGTTCGTCACGGTCGACCGGGCAACTGTGGAGCGGCAGGCCGCCGCCGGTGACCGTCGCTCGGCCAGCCTGCTGCGCGGCCTACGGACCCTGTCGACCCAACTGTCCGGGGCTCAGCTCGGCATCACCGTGACCAGCCTGGTCGTCGGCTTCCTGGCCGAGCCGTCGCTGGCCACCCTGCTGCGCGGCCCGCTCGGACTCACCGGCCTGCCCGACGGCGCGACCACCGCGATCTCGCTGACCCTCGCGCTGATCCTGGCCACCGGCTTCCAGATGATCTTCGGCGAGCTGGTGCCGAAGAACTGGGCGATCGCCGAACCCCTGCGGGTCGGCCGGGTCGTCGCCGGAGCCCAGCGCGGCTTCACCACCGCCGCCGGGCCGCTGATCCGGTTCCTCAACGGTACGGCGAACCGGATCCTGCGGGCGCTCGGCATCGAGCCGACCGAGGAACTCGCCTCCGCCCGTACGCCACAGGAGCTGGCGTCGCTGGTCAGCCGCTCCGGCGAGGAAGGCACCCTGGACGCGGAGACCGCCGAACTGGTCTCCCGGTCGATCGACTTCGGCGAGCGGACCGCCGCCGACGTGATGACCCCCCGACCCCGGGTACGGTTCGTCGCCGCCGACGCGCCCATCGCCGAGGTCCTGCGGCTGGCCGCCGCGACCGGCCACGCACGGTTCCCGGTGACCGGTGACGGCGTCGACGAGGTGCTCGGAGCGGTGCACTTCAAGCACGCCCTCGCCGTACCGGCCGAGCGGCGCGACAGCCGGCCGGTCCGCTCGGTCATGGTCGAGTTGCCCGAGGTCCCGGAGACCGCCGAGCTGGACCCGCTGCTCGCCACGCTGCGCGGCCAAGGGCTGCAGATGGCGGTGGTGGTCGACGAGTACGGCGGCACCGCCGGCATCGTCACCCTGGAGGACCTGGTCGAGGAGATCGTCGGTGAGATCGCCGACGAGCAGGACCGCCCGACCGGCCGACACCAGCAGGTGGCGGACGGTTCGTGGCAGCTTTCCGGCCTGCTGCGCCCCGACGAGGCGGCCCGGTTGACCGGGCTCGACCTGCCGGAGGGCCGGATCTCCGACACCCTCGGCGGGGTGATCATCGAGGAACTCGGCCGGCTGCCCCGGGTCGGCGACACCGTCACCGTGACCGCCGACGACCGGGAGCACCCGGACAGCGACGGGCTGCCGATGCCCGTACCGGTGGAACTGACCGTGACCCGGGTCGACGGCCGCCGGGTCGACCGGCTGCTGCTGCGCCGCACCAACGCGACCGCCGGTGCCGGTGCCGGCACCGGACACACCCGCCGCGAATCGAACGGAACCGGATCATGA
- a CDS encoding helix-turn-helix transcriptional regulator — protein MIDLQEAIRKERTGRGMSQEQLGALVGVSGSSIGSYESGRLIPVSAIATALDGVFETGDRIQRLAAQARGQSIAPFLRSWAENEAQASILRYFELSVVPGLLQTEAYARHLLTDVGPVDDVETALASRLARQEAITRADNPAYLVAVLDRSVLHRQVGSPDVMLEQLTALAAACDRPNVMVHVVPATAGAYAGLNGPFVLGTVHGRRVGYLDTHFGGEPIDDPQRVLRLEQVWEDVRSHALPIAESRDLIEKAALTWS, from the coding sequence ATGATCGACTTGCAGGAGGCCATCCGCAAGGAGCGGACCGGGCGGGGGATGTCGCAGGAGCAGCTCGGCGCGCTGGTCGGGGTGAGCGGGTCGTCGATCGGCAGCTACGAGTCGGGGCGGCTGATCCCGGTGTCGGCGATCGCCACGGCCCTCGACGGCGTCTTCGAGACCGGCGACCGGATCCAGCGGCTGGCCGCTCAGGCGCGCGGGCAGTCGATCGCGCCGTTCCTGCGCTCGTGGGCCGAAAACGAAGCGCAGGCCAGCATCCTGCGCTACTTCGAGCTGTCCGTCGTGCCAGGGCTGTTGCAGACCGAGGCGTACGCCCGACACTTGCTCACCGACGTCGGCCCGGTCGACGACGTCGAGACCGCGCTCGCTTCCCGGCTGGCCCGGCAGGAGGCCATCACCCGAGCGGACAACCCTGCATACCTGGTCGCGGTGCTCGACCGGTCGGTGCTGCACCGGCAGGTCGGCTCGCCGGACGTCATGCTGGAGCAGTTGACCGCGCTCGCCGCCGCCTGCGACCGGCCCAACGTAATGGTGCACGTCGTGCCGGCGACCGCCGGAGCGTACGCTGGGCTCAACGGCCCATTCGTGCTCGGCACAGTGCACGGCCGGAGGGTGGGCTACCTGGACACCCACTTCGGCGGCGAGCCCATCGATGACCCGCAACGCGTGCTGCGACTCGAACAGGTGTGGGAAGATGTCCGTAGCCACGCCCTGCCCATCGCGGAGTCCCGCGACCTGATCGAGAAAGCGGCGCTGACATGGAGCTGA
- a CDS encoding type II toxin-antitoxin system prevent-host-death family antitoxin, whose amino-acid sequence MVVTMVWSREFKHDTGRAKIAARSGPVFITDRGRPGYVLLTIEDYQRLTGRHGTSST is encoded by the coding sequence ATGGTCGTCACGATGGTGTGGAGTCGTGAGTTCAAGCACGACACGGGACGGGCGAAGATCGCAGCTCGCAGTGGGCCGGTCTTCATCACCGATCGGGGTCGCCCGGGTTATGTGCTGCTGACGATCGAGGACTACCAGCGGTTGACCGGCCGCCACGGAACATCGTCGACCTGA
- a CDS encoding type II toxin-antitoxin system VapB family antitoxin gives MPDQRKTVIDLDEELLDRARRELGTSTKEETIHEALRIVAERGGRLAAVQELMSIDRDWDGIVDDGNTPTSDRDAM, from the coding sequence ATGCCGGACCAGCGGAAAACCGTCATCGACCTGGACGAGGAATTACTGGACCGCGCCCGTCGTGAACTCGGCACCAGCACCAAGGAGGAGACGATTCACGAGGCGCTGCGCATAGTCGCCGAACGCGGGGGCCGACTGGCCGCGGTCCAGGAACTCATGTCCATCGACCGGGATTGGGACGGCATCGTCGACGATGGCAATACGCCGACCAGCGACAGAGACGCGATGTGA
- a CDS encoding Arc family DNA-binding protein yields the protein MAALSIRDLDDSVKEKLRIRAARHGRSMEAEVRAILTAVVTEEPTHADLFSALTERFAQLGGADLDIPARASRPRAADFTAR from the coding sequence ATGGCGGCTCTGAGCATCCGAGACCTGGATGATTCCGTGAAGGAGAAGCTCCGTATCCGCGCAGCTCGGCACGGTCGGTCGATGGAGGCAGAGGTCCGCGCGATCTTGACCGCAGTCGTCACTGAGGAGCCGACCCACGCGGATCTCTTCAGCGCACTCACCGAACGGTTCGCGCAACTCGGCGGCGCCGATCTGGACATCCCCGCTCGAGCCTCCCGACCCCGCGCGGCCGACTTCACCGCGCGATGA
- a CDS encoding NUDIX domain-containing protein, protein MSSLNLRRSVRAIILTSDDHVLLCRHAVTGPPAGFVWAALGGGIESGETPLAALRRELWEEVGLALDAAPPHVWHQEVVRPGHPPGFDGAINDYFLVRTEVFVPRGTMSDDELAAENISELRWWPLPDIVDYRGPDLFGPRDLATLLTVLVADGAPATPVSIG, encoded by the coding sequence ATGTCGTCGCTGAACCTGCGCCGCTCGGTCCGCGCGATCATCCTCACGTCCGACGATCACGTCCTGCTCTGTCGGCACGCCGTCACCGGCCCGCCAGCGGGATTCGTCTGGGCAGCCCTCGGCGGTGGCATCGAGAGTGGCGAGACACCACTCGCAGCGCTCCGTCGCGAATTGTGGGAAGAGGTCGGACTCGCCCTCGACGCCGCCCCGCCCCACGTATGGCATCAGGAGGTCGTCAGGCCCGGGCACCCGCCGGGCTTCGACGGCGCGATCAACGACTACTTCCTGGTCCGTACGGAGGTGTTCGTCCCACGAGGCACTATGTCCGACGACGAACTCGCCGCCGAGAACATCAGCGAACTGCGATGGTGGCCCTTACCCGACATCGTCGACTATCGCGGCCCTGACCTGTTCGGACCCCGCGACCTGGCCACACTGTTGACGGTCCTGGTCGCCGATGGCGCTCCGGCCACACCAGTGTCAATCGGCTAG
- a CDS encoding DivIVA domain-containing protein: MRELWRRWRVRWQRRRMASTPPHQWPSGSGVYRVPGNHRNQRPAAYRPIRPWQVRSQHFRTASRRSHGRGLDPADVAAFLDRVAHDLGILYAELDRTYEQNDRIKDALRRWQSSHAASVTPSGYH; the protein is encoded by the coding sequence ATGCGAGAACTGTGGCGACGGTGGCGCGTCCGGTGGCAACGGCGGCGGATGGCGTCGACCCCACCACACCAATGGCCGAGCGGCAGCGGCGTGTACCGCGTACCCGGAAACCACCGTAACCAGCGACCGGCCGCGTACCGTCCGATTCGGCCCTGGCAGGTCCGCAGCCAGCACTTTCGCACCGCCAGCCGGCGCTCCCACGGACGCGGCCTCGACCCGGCCGACGTCGCCGCGTTCCTCGACCGCGTCGCCCACGACCTCGGCATCCTCTACGCCGAACTGGACCGCACCTACGAACAGAACGACCGGATCAAGGACGCCTTGCGCCGCTGGCAGAGCAGCCACGCGGCCAGCGTCACACCGTCGGGCTATCACTGA